The following coding sequences are from one Pseudomonas oryzae window:
- a CDS encoding carboxymuconolactone decarboxylase family protein — protein MTDSHDQGLQVRREVMGDAFVDRAMGNATDFTAPLQEFVNAHAWGGVWTREGLPRKTRSLITLAALTALKCPQELKGHVRGALNNGCTVEEIREALLHCAVYAGVPAAIDAFRAAQEVIDAWQAEH, from the coding sequence ATGACCGACAGCCACGACCAGGGCCTCCAGGTGCGCCGCGAGGTGATGGGCGACGCCTTCGTCGACCGCGCCATGGGCAACGCCACCGACTTCACCGCTCCGCTGCAGGAGTTCGTCAACGCCCACGCCTGGGGCGGGGTGTGGACCCGTGAGGGCCTGCCGCGCAAGACCCGCAGCCTGATCACCCTCGCCGCGCTCACCGCGCTGAAGTGCCCGCAGGAACTCAAGGGCCACGTGCGCGGCGCGCTGAACAACGGCTGCACGGTCGAGGAGATCCGCGAGGCGCTGCTGCACTGCGCGGTGTACGCCGGCGTGCCGGCGGCCATCGACGCCTTCCGCGCCGCCCAGGAAGTGATCGACGCCTGGCAGGCTGAGCACTGA
- a CDS encoding MerR family transcriptional regulator, with protein MAKQTYSISDLAQELDVTTRTIRFYEEQGMLSPQRRGQERIYSPRDRVTLKLILRGKRLGFSLAECKTLIELYDPQAGNKKQLNSMLELIAERRRQLEQQILDIRQMQLELDTAEERCRAALEETTGKLAETK; from the coding sequence ATGGCGAAGCAGACCTACAGCATTTCCGACCTCGCCCAGGAACTGGACGTGACCACCCGCACCATCCGCTTCTACGAGGAGCAGGGCATGCTCTCGCCGCAGCGCCGCGGCCAGGAGCGCATCTACAGCCCCAGGGACCGGGTGACCCTCAAGCTGATCCTGCGCGGCAAGCGCCTGGGCTTCTCGCTGGCCGAGTGCAAGACGCTGATCGAGCTGTACGACCCGCAGGCCGGCAACAAGAAGCAGCTCAACAGCATGCTCGAGCTGATCGCCGAGCGCCGCCGCCAGCTCGAGCAGCAGATCCTCGACATCCGCCAGATGCAGCTGGAGTTGGACACCGCCGAGGAGCGCTGCCGCGCCGCCCTCGAGGAAACCACCGGCAAGCTCGCCGAGACCAAGTGA
- a CDS encoding DUF2703 domain-containing protein translates to MPILIIRWQRLVDADGATCPRCQATRDALQHAVARLDAALRPQGIQPRLEISELDATRFAAAPAESNRIWIAGQPLEHWLDARAGSSPCCAQCGPAACRTLEIGATSFDSVPEELLVRAGLRAAADLLAREPGAPPAPAAG, encoded by the coding sequence ATGCCCATCCTGATCATCCGCTGGCAGCGCCTGGTCGACGCCGACGGCGCCACCTGCCCACGCTGCCAGGCAACCCGCGACGCCCTGCAACACGCCGTCGCCCGCCTCGACGCCGCCCTGCGCCCGCAGGGCATCCAGCCGCGCCTGGAGATCAGCGAACTGGACGCCACCCGCTTCGCCGCCGCGCCGGCCGAATCCAACCGCATCTGGATCGCCGGCCAGCCGCTGGAGCACTGGCTCGACGCCCGCGCCGGCAGCAGCCCGTGCTGCGCCCAGTGCGGCCCGGCCGCATGCCGCACCCTGGAGATCGGCGCGACGAGCTTCGACAGCGTGCCCGAGGAGCTGCTGGTCCGCGCCGGCCTGCGGGCGGCGGCCGACTTGCTGGCCCGCGAGCCAGGCGCGCCACCCGCACCCGCCGCCGGCTAG